From the Archangium lipolyticum genome, the window TGCCCTGGCAGGAGGCATGCGGACACGCCCGACCCCATCCAACTGAAGAGTTGCCGTGGGCGGGGTCCCTCCTCTTCGTCCCGTCCCAACGCGGCGCGTGACCATCGAGCATCATTATCTGGCTGTCAACCTTTCTCTGTCCGCGAACGGGGGGATACCACGACCCACGGCGTTGTGGCGCGGCTGCAAACTTGTCCGGATGATGTTGGCTTCTACGAGATGGAAGGGGGGTTGAACCCCTGGAGCCTCAAGCGTCGTCCGGATCGCGCCACCGGTCGCGACGTCTCTGTAGCAGGCGCTCCACCAGCTCCCGGACCCGGGCATCCCGGTGGTAGTGGCGATCATGCCGGCTGCCCTTGCCCTGGTTGCAGCGTGCACACGCCAGGCCGATCAGGAGATGGGCGTTGCAGTGCAAGCACTTCCCGAGCCAGATCTCGCGGCCGCGGTACTCGGTGCGCTCGAAGGTGGCGTCGGTGGCCACGATGTCGAGGATGCGGCGGCGCTTGGAGGAGCTCACACCTCTTCTAATAGGTAGGAGGCAGCCCGCGTGCCAGCATGGGGCCCCATGATGAGAGGAAAGACGGCGGTCATCACCGGGGCGTCCTCGGGAATTGGAGAAGAGCTGGCGCTGGCGCTCGCGGGGCGCGGGGTCCACGTGGTGCTCGCGGCGCGCAACGAGGAGCTGCTGGCCGGGGTGAAGCAGCGGTGCGAGCGGGCCGGAGGAAGGGCGCTCGTGGTTGCCACGGACGTGAGCGACCCGGAGTCCTGCCGGCGCCTGGTGGAGCGCTCCGTGGAGGCGTTCGGCGGCATCGACTTCCTGGTGAACAACGCGGGGGTGACGATGAGCGCCCGGTTCGAGGAGGTGACGGACCTGTCCCTCTTCGAGCGCCTCATGCGGGTGAACTACCTCGGGTCGGTCTACTGCACGCACTTCGCGCTCCCGCATCTGAAGGCGCGGCGGGGCCTGGTGGTCGCCGTCTCCTCGCTCACGGGGAAGAGCGGCGTGCCCGGCCGCAGCGGCTATGCCGCGAGCAAGCACGCGATGCAGGGGTTCTTCGACTCGCTGCGCATCGAGCTGGATGGCACTGGGGTGGACGTGCTCGTCGTGTCACCCGGATTCGTCGTCACCCCCATCCGCTCGCGGGCGCTCGGCGCCGACGGAATCGCCGGCCACGGGGACACCGTGGAGGAGAAGAGCAACAAGATGATGGACGCGCCCACCTGCGCGAACCTCATCCTTCGCGCCATGGAGCGCCGCGAGCGCGAGGTGGTGATGATGCCGGCCGCCAGGCTGATGATGGCCATCAAGGCGCTCGTGCCGGGCGTGGTCGACCGCCTCGCCGTGCGGATGATGAAGCAGGTGCGGCCCTGACGCTGCCCGCGACGCTCAGGACACGGGCGGACGGTAGGACACCTGGACGATGGTGTACTCGATGGCTCCGCGCGGGCGCTCGAACTGGATGGACTCGCCCACTTCCTTTCCAATGAGTGCCCTGGCCAGCGGGGACTCGACGCTGAGGCGGCCCTCCTTCACGTCCGCTTCGTCCGGACCGACGATGCGGTACGTCGTCTCCTCGCCTTCCTCGTCCTCGAGCGTCACC encodes:
- a CDS encoding SDR family oxidoreductase; the protein is MRGKTAVITGASSGIGEELALALAGRGVHVVLAARNEELLAGVKQRCERAGGRALVVATDVSDPESCRRLVERSVEAFGGIDFLVNNAGVTMSARFEEVTDLSLFERLMRVNYLGSVYCTHFALPHLKARRGLVVAVSSLTGKSGVPGRSGYAASKHAMQGFFDSLRIELDGTGVDVLVVSPGFVVTPIRSRALGADGIAGHGDTVEEKSNKMMDAPTCANLILRAMERREREVVMMPAARLMMAIKALVPGVVDRLAVRMMKQVRP
- a CDS encoding HNH endonuclease, giving the protein MSSSKRRRILDIVATDATFERTEYRGREIWLGKCLHCNAHLLIGLACARCNQGKGSRHDRHYHRDARVRELVERLLQRRRDRWRDPDDA